The following nucleotide sequence is from Citrus sinensis cultivar Valencia sweet orange chromosome 6, DVS_A1.0, whole genome shotgun sequence.
aaaaataaaatgcatctCCTATTTTGTATGTATTTATTCTAAAGctactaattttattgataattacGATGAATAAAAGTGTactaacataaaatttactaaattattgTGCTAATTTATTCTACACATTTTCAAACAAATGGATccaactgtttttttttttttttttttttttcagaaactACTAATTATCTGAGTCCTAAAAACGTCTTCATCGCTAGCGCTATACCTTGACCCGATGATCCTGAGAGATTAACCACCGCTAGtacaatcaattaataaaattactgcTTTTTAGTTCAcgaaaacagaaaaaattgaaactataATCAATCGCCAGCAATCAAGCTCTGATGGGACACTTCCCCTTTTCCACAAAGTGAAGTCTCTCTCACCAGCCCCGAGCCCAATATCCCTGAACACTAGCCACATATTACAGAAATGGACTTTTCTAACAATTAACGAACAATAAAGTATGGAAAATATTAGAAACTCAATAAATAATGTACTTCAGCTTGGCTTTTGCAATGAATCTGAACAAATGAACTTGATGAACGCCATTATCAGCTGTTGGAGCGGCAGAAGCCAAATGGCCTTGAGAACTCTTTACCTTCTGCTTCTGGGTCAGcttgtttctttttcacttGCCCTCTCGAGCTTCACCACAGCTGTTATAACAGATCTTGGTATCATTCTCCGAACCTTTTAACATTTcacaaaatcttctttttctcttttctttacaAGTTCATTTTCCTTGCGCCATTTTGGATTACGCCATATTGGTTGTTTACCTCTGTAGGTGTTGACGCTCCTATTACTCAGTCAGTTTTATGTTACTTGTCTTTGGCTTTGGCTTATGGTGGTATTTTGCTTTATAGACGCCAAAGACTTCAGGTAAGGGTCCGTCTTTTTgctttataaaatcaaaaaaaggtaaaagaaTATAGAagtatgttttatattttgctaTTTGGATTCATGTGGAAGAATTATACTGATAAACAGCAAAAGAACTCAAAATGTAGTTAgatttttcttgtcttttgTTGTCATGGCAATATGGTGTGTGTGGATTAGAATCTTAAAAGGTGTTGTTTGAATTTCATTTGTCACAATGCTAcaaataatttacttaaatcaatttgaatatGTGGAATATGTTCTATGATATTTGCAGGTTTCGTGGTATTGGTATCTACTCTTAGGCTTTGTCGACGTTCAAGGAAATTTCCTTTGTgagtgaaaaactaattaactGTCGTTATGCTCTTCAGCTTTGTTACAAAATGTCCAGAAATCTTAAAATATCGTCAAGATGTGTTGATGTAGAATGAAACTCAATATGGCCTTGCTAATTTCCAGATTCCTTGACCTCCTGGCACTTATTGTTGATGCAGTTAATAAAGCCTTCCAGTTCACATCAATTAGTAGTGTGACTCTATTGGACTGCTGCGCAATACCATGTGCAATTGTCTTCACATGGGTGTTCCTTGGCACTCGATATTCTATATGGCAATTGTTCGGTGCATCCCTCTGTGTGCTTGGCCTTGGTTTAATGCTGCTCTCTGACGCTGAGATGGCTGGTGGAGgtgacattttcttttccacaTCTTCTAATCAAGTTATAT
It contains:
- the LOC102607849 gene encoding uncharacterized protein LOC102607849 isoform X4; the encoded protein is MENIRNSINNVLQLGFCNESEQMNLMNAIISCWSGRSQMALRTLYLLLLGQLVSFSLALSSFTTAVITDLGVDAPITQSVLCYLSLALAYGGILLYRRQRLQVSWYWYLLLGFVDVQGNFLFNKAFQFTSISSVTLLDCCAIPCAIVFTWVFLGTRYSIWQLFGASLCVLGLGLMLLSDAEMAGGGGSRPLLGDILVIAGAIFFAMSYVGEEFLVKKIDRVEVVCMIGVYGLLVSVVQLSTLELKSLESVKWSTDILSGATMLILSVLTSDMWAVILRIFCYHQQVNWTYYLAFAAVLIGLIIYSTTAKDLLPIPALENGNYDVQYQRLDDENMASRGKESFY
- the LOC102607849 gene encoding uncharacterized protein LOC102607849 isoform X3; this translates as MENIRNSINNVLQLGFCNESEQMNLMNAIISCWSGRSQMALRTLYLLLLGQLVSFSLALSSFTTAVITDLGVDAPITQSVLCYLSLALAYGGILLYRRQRLQVSWYWYLLLGFVDVQGNFLFNKAFQFTSISSVTLLDCCAIPCAIVFTWVFLGTRYSIWQLFGASLCVLGLGLMLLSDAEMAGGGGSRPLLGDILVIAGAIFFAMSYVGEEFLVKKIDRVEVVCMIGVYGLLVSVVQLSTLELKSLESVKWSTDIILSFVGNAASSFMFYTLVPFVLKLSGATMLILSVLTSDMWAVILRIFCYHQQVNWTYYLAFAAVLIGLIIYSTTAKDLLPIPALENGNYDVQYQRLDDENMASRGKESFY